One genomic region from Mytilus trossulus isolate FHL-02 chromosome 9, PNRI_Mtr1.1.1.hap1, whole genome shotgun sequence encodes:
- the LOC134684314 gene encoding complement C1q tumor necrosis factor-related protein 3-like, whose product MIFFTDGHKTVGFLAKSSKDKSNVNTGSTVIYDEVVTNTGSGYDASTGQFVAPYEGLYYFTWTTLSRVSNLFLTEILHNDNKIASNYPDGRGLSSGHVSATQSVLLQLAAKDKVCIKTQITGQFMFGSVWSTFSGFKI is encoded by the coding sequence atgattttctttaCAGATGGCCATAAAACGGTCGGTTTTCTGGCTAAATCTTCCAAAGATAAAAGTAATGTGAACACTGGATCCACAGTTATATATGATGAGGTTGTCACCAACACCGGTTCTGGATACGATGCTTCCACTGGACAGTTTGTGGCACCTTACGAAGGTCTTTATTATTTCACATGGACAACGCTATCTCGAGTTTCGAACCTTTTCTTAACTGAGATTTTGCACAATGACAACAAAATTGCTTCTAACTATCCTGATGGAAGAGGATTATCTAGTGGACATGTGTCAGCCACACAAAGTGTTCTGCTACAGCTTGCAGCAAAAGACAAGGTCTGCATTAAAACTCAAATCACAGGACAGTTTATGTTTGGAAGTGTATGGTCGACCTTCAGtggtttcaaaatttaa